A window of Cryptomeria japonica chromosome 3, Sugi_1.0, whole genome shotgun sequence contains these coding sequences:
- the LOC131874594 gene encoding aspartyl protease AED3-like, translating into MAKCACSILFISVLFQIILSVLAQKSKFANVSPASFIWKDAELNKDCSAREIENSSLRVIHIQGKCSPFRLPNSTWWSVIVESIKGDEHRYRAIMNRSVGRSFKTSSPISPQEDTDVPLSSAKGGGNYIIKLGFGTPIQNFYLEVDTGSDITWIPCAPCSSCSSALFSPSKSSTYKYLTCASKPCQDLGICGNDKNSNCSVGEQYGDQSEVDQLMSSETLSVSSQYVKDFVFGCAYSLKGPLIQSSPGLIGFGRDSVSFVSQTAALYDRTFSYCLPSLGSSAFTGSLRLGKTALSIPGLQFTPLLSNSQLPSFYFLGLTGISVGEELISIPAGTGKGTIIDSGTVISRLVEPAYNAMRDSFRRQMSNLTLARPSEPFDTCYKVPSKAVKFPVITLHFENSLDLSLPMENTLFPGNAKGSVLCLAFAIPPDVGDSVVSIIGNYQQQNFRVVHDVPGSRLGIASENCDA; encoded by the coding sequence ATGGCGAAGTGTGCATGCTCAATCCTTTTCATTTCAGTGCTTTTCCAAATAATCCTTTCTGTGTTGGCCCAAAAGAGCAAGTTTGCCAATGTAAGTCCTGCATCATTCATATGGAAGGACGCAGAGCTTAACAAGGACTGCTCTGCGAGAGAGATTGAAAATTCAAGCTTGAGGGTCATCCACATTCAAGGAAAATGTTCCCCATTTAGGCTCCCCAATTCAACATGGTGGAGTGTCATAGTGGAGTCCATCAAGGGCGATGAACATCGCTACCGAGCAATAATGAACAGAAGCGTGGGCCGGTCATTCAAGACCAGCAGCCCCATTAGTCCACAAGAGGACACCGATGTACCATTATCCTCCGCCAAGGGTGGTGGAAATTACATTATCAAGCTGGGTTTCGGCACACCCATTCAAAACTTCTACTTGGAAGTGGACACCGGGAGTGATATTACCTGGATCCCCTGTGCTCCCTGCTCTTCTTGCTCAAGTGCCCTCTTCAGCCCATCTAAATCTTCAACCTACAAATACCTCACCTGCGCTTCAAAGCCTTGTCAAGATCTGGGCATCTGTGGAAATGATAAAAATAGCAACTGCAGTGTTGGAGAACAATACGGGGATCAATCAGAAGTTGATCAGTTGATGTCATCTGAGACTCTCTCTGTGAGCTCACAGTACGTGAAGGATTTTGTTTTTGGATGCGCGTATTCTCTCAAGGGACCTCTCATCCAGTCCTCCCCCGGTTTAATTGGCTTTGGAAGGGATTCTGTTTCCTTTGTTTCACAGACGGCTGCTTTATATGACAGAACGTTCTCTTATTGCCTTCCTAGCCTTGGGTCCTCTGCTTTCACTGGGTCTCTCAGATTGGGGAAAACCGCTCTTTCTATTCCGGGCTTGCAGTTCACTCCCCTCTTGTCAAATTCCCAGCTCCCTTCTTTCTATTTTCTAGGGCTCACTGGAATCTCTGTGGGAGAAGAGCTCATTTCTATTCCTGCTGGAACGGGGAAAGGGACTATTATTGATTCGGGTACTGTTATTAGTCGGCTTGTGGAGCCCGCTTACAATGCCATGCGAGATTCTTTCCGCCGTCAAATGTCTAATCTCACTCTGGCTCGGCCCTCAGAACCCTTCGATACGTGCTATAAGGTTCCTTCCAAAGCTGTGAAGTTTCCTGTGATTACATTGCATTTTGAGAATAGTTTGGACTTGAGTCTGCCTATGGAGAACACTCTGTTCCCTGGAAATGCTAAGGGTTCGGTCTTATGTTTGGCTTTTGCTATCCCTCCTGATGTGGGAGACTCGGTGGTATCTATAATTGGGAATTACCAGCAGCAGAACTTCCGCGTAGTGCATGATGTGCCAGGCTCAAGGCTTGGTATTGCTTCAGAGAATTGCGATGCTTAG
- the LOC131874593 gene encoding aspartyl protease AED3-like encodes MAKSACSIFFISVLFQIILCVLAQKSKFANVSPASFIWKDAELNKDCSAREIENSNLRVTHIQGKCSSFRHPNSTWWSAIMESIKGDEHRYRAIMNRSVGRSFKTSSPNSPQEDTDVPLSSSKSGGNYIIKLGFGTPIQNFYLEVDTGSDITWIPCAPCSSCSSALFSPSKSSTYKYLTCASKPCQDLGICGNNKNSNCSVGQKYGDQSEVDQLMSSETLSVNSQYRVKDFVFGCAYSLKGPLIQSSPGLIGFGRDPVSFVSQTAALYDRTFSYCLPSLASSAFTGSIRLGKTALSVPGLQFTPLLSNSQVPSFYFLGLSGISVGEELVSIPPGTGKGTIIDSGTVISRLVKPAYNAMRDSFRRQMSNLTLARPSEPFDTCYKVPKKAVKFPVITLHFGNSLDLSLPMENTLLPGNARGSVLCLAFALPPDGGDSNTVSIIGNYQQQNFRVVHDVPGSRLGIAPENCDV; translated from the coding sequence ATGGCGAAGAGTGCATGCTCAATCTTTTTCATTTCAGTGCTTTTCCAAATAATCCTTTGTGTGTTGGCCCAAAAGAGCAAGTTTGCCAATGTAAGTCCTGCATCATTCATATGGAAGGACGCAGAGCTTAACAAGGACTGCTCTGCGAGAGAAATTGAAAATTCAAACTTGAGGGTCACCCACATTCAAGGAAAATGTTCCTCATTCAGGCACCCCAATTCAACATGGTGGAGTGCGATAATGGAATCCATCAAGGGCGATGAACATCGCTACCGAGCAATAATGAACAGAAGCGTGGGCCGGTCATTCAAGACCAGCAGCCCGAATAGTCCACAAGAGGACACCGATGTACCATTATCGTCCTCCAAGAGTGGTGGAAATTACATTATCAAGCTGGGTTTCGGCACACCCATTCAAAACTTCTACTTGGAAGTGGACACCGGGAGTGATATAACCTGGATCCCCTGTGCTCCCTGCTCTTCTTGCTCAAGTGCCCTCTTCAGCCCATCTAAATCTTCAACCTACAAATACCTCACCTGCGCTTCAAAGCCTTGTCAAGATCTGGGCATCTGTGGAAATAATAAAAATAGCAACTGCAGCGTTGGACAAAAATACGGGGATCAATCAGAGGTTGATCAGTTGATGTCATCTGAGACACTCTCTGTGAACTCGCAGTACCGCGTGAAGGATTTTGTTTTTGGATGCGCGTATTCTCTCAAGGGACCTCTCATCCAGTCCTCGCCTGGTTTAATTGGCTTTGGAAGGGACCCTGTTTCCTTTGTTTCACAGACGGCTGCTTTATATGACAGAACGTTCTCTTATTGCCTTCCTAGCCTTGCGTCCTCTGCTTTCACTGGGTCTATCAGATTGGGGAAAACCGCTCTTTCTGTTCCGGGCTTGCAGTTCACTCCCCTCTTGTCAAATTCCCAAGTTCCTTCTTTCTATTTTCTAGGGCTCAGTGGAATCTCTGTGGGAGAAGAGCTTGTTTCTATTCCTCCTGGAACGGGGAAAGGGACAATTATTGATTCGGGTACTGTTATTAGTCGGCTGGTGAAGCCCGCTTACAATGCCATGCGAGATTCTTTCCGCCGTCAAATGTCTAATCTCACTCTGGCTCGGCCATCAGAGCCCTTTGATACGTGCTATAAGGTTCCTAAAAAAGCTGTGAAGTTTCCTGTGATTACATTGCATTTTGGGAATAGTTTGGACTTGAGTCTGCCTATGGAGAACACTCTGCTCCCTGGAAATGCTAGGGGTTCGGTCTTGTGCTTGGCTTTTGCTCTCCCTCCCGATGGGGGAGACTCGAACACGGTTTCCATAATTGGGAATTACCAGCAGCAGAACTTCCGCGTAGTGCACGATGTGCCAGGCTCAAGGCTTGGTATTGCTCCAGAGAATTGTGATGTTTAG